The following proteins come from a genomic window of Trichoplusia ni isolate ovarian cell line Hi5 chromosome 16, tn1, whole genome shotgun sequence:
- the LOC113502020 gene encoding DNA ligase 4-like isoform X1, producing the protein MANEVPANEIKFEKLCNLFEQLHKKKRPKQEQDKILSNFFNEFKTNTSKIAGIKNASFYPILRLLLPEDDRERNAYNLAESKLGVLLVKVLSLCKNSRDAQKLLNHRSVSTSQDNDFAGVASLVLKSRLTSVASNFTVGDINSILDKIANAEVGKKASVYDDIFSHVIKETNSIQLKWFLRLILKDLKIGMGRNRILALFHPDAPEHYEKFSLLSKLCEEIDDDEARSKSLGIQMYLAVNPMLSERLNVRDVAKQLSANKTYQIEDKFDGERFQIHMENGRFEYFSRRGFCFTSTYGSTYDSGLLTPFLKDCFKSNVSSFILDGEMMGWHKKNQCFGSKGMSFDVKKITDNSKFRPCFCAFDILYYNGKSLVGSPEKGGLPLNERLRILDDLFVNVTGVIQHSKRQIVRHGQLLTDILDALNKAIENQDEGIVVKDIESYYFPNRRNMGWYKVKPEYTEGTMTDLDLVIIGADEAENKRQGRAKSFLVACADGGEPGQMPERWVSVGRVSIGLSFDERERICTALERSWTPYKQKPAPPHLVFNKEKPDFWVLPEDSIVLTVRASELIRSVGFGTDYTLRFPRVEQVREDKPIQDIMKLNEFNELSANKGAVVKLSTNQINGDLIGEVKPRAKRKAQAPQVPEQFLVTSHGDVEVTSKALMGRKICILSEDEDCKRPELGRIVESHGGKVVANRGPDTWCCIAGRMTKHVRAIVESGTTDVISTAWLRSLPASDTLVSHSPMDMLALKPKTRLELAKDYDAFGDKYKEMIDENTLRRCFEKMEKDIQVRLTRKEMLALDKELFGKNNPHSFLRPCSIHMIDQNSLSAILAKMYGAAVYDLPFVFCTHIVVPNTTDKEIIEDLKMKYELKDSVLIVSEDWLEACFTRMELVLETPFLVQTS; encoded by the exons ATGGCCAATGAAGTACCAGCCAATGAGATTAAGTTTGAAAAGCTATGTAATCTTTTTGAACAATTGCACAAGAAGAAAAGGCCAAAACAAgaacaagataaaattttaagcaatttttttaatgagtttaaaacaaatacctcAAAAATAGCAGGCATAAAG aATGCATCCTTTTATCCGATTCTTCGACTGCTATTGCCAGAAGACGACAGAGAAAGAAATGCGTATAATTTAGCGGAAAGTAAATTAGGTGTTTTACTCGTTAAAGTATTGTCGCTATGTAAAAATTCAAGAGATGCCCAGAAATTACTGAATCATAGATCAGTTAGTACGTCGCAAGATAATGACTTTGCTGGTGTCGCTAGTTTGGTTTTGAAAAGCAGACTGACTTCAGTAGCAAGCAACTTCACGGTTGGAGATATCAATAGTATCTTAGACAAAATCGCCAATGCCGAGGTGGGAAAGAAAGCGT ctgtctatgatgatatttttagtCACGTTATAAAGGAAACGAATAGTATTCAATTGAAATGGTTTCTGAGGCTAATCCTCAAAGACTTGAAAATTGGTATGGGGCGCAATCGCATACTGGCCTTGTTTCATCCCGACGCTCCGGAACATTATGAAAAATTTTCTCTGTTatcaaag TTATGTGAAGAAATTGATGACGATGAAGCTCGTTCAAAAAGTCTCGGTATACAGATGTATTTAGCCGTGAACCCAATGCTTTCCGAACGGCTTAATGTAAGAGATGTTGCTAAACAACTCTCTGCGAACAAAACATACCAGATTGAAGATAAGTTTGACGGTGAAAGGTTTCAG ATTCACATGGAGAATGGAAGATTCGAATATTTCTCTAGAAGAGGGTTTTGCTTTACTAGTACTTATGGAAGCACTTATGACTCGGGCCTACTCACTCCTTTCCTGAAGGATTGCTTTAAGTCAAATGTCAGTAGCTTTATTTTAGACGGTGAGATGATGGGCTGGCATAAGAAAAATCAGTGTTTCGGGTCCAAAG GAATGTCTTTTGATGTAAAAAAGATAACAGACAATTCAAAATTTCGCCCTTGTTTCTGCGCATTTGATATTCTATATTACAACGGCAAATCTCTGGTAGGATCACCGGAGAAAGGTGGGCTTCCTCTTAACGAGAGGCTTCGTATATTGGATGACCTATTTGTAAATGTGACTGGTGTGATACAACATAGCAAGAGGCAAATAGTCAGACATGG GCAGTTATTAACCGACATACTGGATGCCTTAAACAAGGCTATAGAGAATCAAGACGAAGGTATCGTGGTCAAGGATATAGAATCTTACTACTTTCCTAATCGTCGCAACATGGGGTGGTACAAAGTCAAACCAGAG TACACTGAAGGCACGATGACGGATTTGGACCTCGTCATCATCGGGGCAGATGAAGCTGAGAACAAGAGACAAGGGCGCGCCAAGAGTTTCCTGGTTGCATGCGCTGATGGCGGGGAACCTG GTCAAATGCCAGAACGATGGGTGTCCGTCGGTCGCGTATCAATTGGCCTTTCATTCGACGAACGCGAGCGCATATGTACTGCTCTAGAACGAAGCTGGACCCCTTACAAACAGAAACCCGCACCTCCGCACCTCGTCTTTAATAAAGAGAAGCCAGATTTCTGGGTTTTGCCTGAAGATTCCATCGTTTTAACG GTTCGTGCATCAGAGTTAATTCGTAGTGTAGGCTTCGGCACTGACTACACACTTCGGTTCCCGCGCGTCGAGCAAGTGCGAGAGGACAAACCTATTCAAgacattatgaaattaaatgagtTCAATGAACTTAGTGCC AACAAAGGGGCTGTCGTAAAGTTAAGTACGAATCAAATAAACGGAGATCTAATTGGGGAAGTAAAGCCACGAGCTAAGCGTAAGGCGCAGGCTCCACAAGTTCCGGAACAGTTCCTGGTTACATCGCATGGAGACGTCGAAGTTACCTCCAAGGCTTTAATGggaagaaaaatatgtatactgTCTGAAGATGAGGACTGCAAGAGGCCGGAGTTAGGCAGGATAGTGGAGTCGCATGGAGGGAAGGTGGTGGCTAATAGAG GTCCAGACACGTGGTGTTGCATCGCTGGTCGAATGACGAAGCACGTGCGGGCTATAGTTGAGTCCGGAACCACTGACGTCATCAGTACAGCTTGGCTCCGATCTCTACCGGCCAGTGACACCTTAGTTTCACACTCTCCAATGGATATGTTGGCTCTCAAGCCTAAAACCAGACTGGAGTTAGCCAAGGACTACGATGCTTTCGGTGATAAGTATAAAGAAATGATAGATGAAAATACATTGAGAAGGTGTTTCGAGAAAATGGAAAAAGAT ATACAAGTTCGACTCACGAGAAAAGAAATGCTTGCCTTAGACAAGGAGCTCTTTGGTAAAAACAACCCGCATTCATTCTTACGGCCGTGCTCCATACATATGATAGACCAGAACAGCTTAAGTGCGATATTAGCAAAGATGTATGGAGCTGCTGTATACGACCTCCCATTCGTTTTCTGTACTCATATCGTAGTACCTAATACGACGgataaagaaataattgaagatctgaaaatgaaatatgagtTGAAAGATAGTGTTTTAATAGTCAGTGAAGATTGGCTTGAGGCCTGCTTTACACGGATGGAGCTTGTTTTAGAAACTCCATTCTTGGTACAAACGTCATGA
- the LOC113502020 gene encoding DNA ligase 4-like isoform X2, which translates to MEVEKDLTSKFLSGEMSFAEYSNEWYNIEDEEDIDEINKKNDGEPFILTEKGSRRRKFARLPPGLLGLMGEANLRFVRGDRDTAEKMCHEIIKQFPTAPEPYQTLAQLYEHDSEKSLQFSLLAAHLSPPDANEWLRLAAISKERNDVKQEMICYTQAIADDPHTFENHMKRLDLLDKLEALEYPIQTLKITKLKCYHKIVTSLPPQEGETIMKYAKMAVTQYHNNNEMERALAVMTSAYKKCSSLFTLEDLNIFLELLIGQKQFQTCIEIFVENAGVEIEAEIVTVKNSEGRIEEQTNYLKCTIPNSLPIDLKSKLLVCFIYLGAINLVQILLKDFLENNVEKAGDLYMDIEEALSSMGHHELAIQLLEPLVQNISFDLGAVWLKHAECLYKLGRDDEAVSSYYKVLKHAPQHPDARRKLFTILEKQGQIDEALNILEQDFKYVVSANLLYEQCMALKKYQKWLKYLETGENASFYPILRLLLPEDDRERNAYNLAESKLGVLLVKVLSLCKNSRDAQKLLNHRSVSTSQDNDFAGVASLVLKSRLTSVASNFTVGDINSILDKIANAEVGKKASVYDDIFSHVIKETNSIQLKWFLRLILKDLKIGMGRNRILALFHPDAPEHYEKFSLLSKLCEEIDDDEARSKSLGIQMYLAVNPMLSERLNVRDVAKQLSANKTYQIEDKFDGERFQIHMENGRFEYFSRRGFCFTSTYGSTYDSGLLTPFLKDCFKSNVSSFILDGEMMGWHKKNQCFGSKGMSFDVKKITDNSKFRPCFCAFDILYYNGKSLVGSPEKGGLPLNERLRILDDLFVNVTGVIQHSKRQIVRHGQLLTDILDALNKAIENQDEGIVVKDIESYYFPNRRNMGWYKVKPEYTEGTMTDLDLVIIGADEAENKRQGRAKSFLVACADGGEPGQMPERWVSVGRVSIGLSFDERERICTALERSWTPYKQKPAPPHLVFNKEKPDFWVLPEDSIVLTVRASELIRSVGFGTDYTLRFPRVEQVREDKPIQDIMKLNEFNELSANKGAVVKLSTNQINGDLIGEVKPRAKRKAQAPQVPEQFLVTSHGDVEVTSKALMGRKICILSEDEDCKRPELGRIVESHGGKVVANRGPDTWCCIAGRMTKHVRAIVESGTTDVISTAWLRSLPASDTLVSHSPMDMLALKPKTRLELAKDYDAFGDKYKEMIDENTLRRCFEKMEKDIQVRLTRKEMLALDKELFGKNNPHSFLRPCSIHMIDQNSLSAILAKMYGAAVYDLPFVFCTHIVVPNTTDKEIIEDLKMKYELKDSVLIVSEDWLEACFTRMELVLETPFLVQTS; encoded by the exons atGGAGGTGGAAAAAGATTTAACCAGTAAATTCTTGAGTGGCGAAATGTCTTTCGCCGAGTACTCGAACGAATGGTACAACATCGAAGATGAGGAGGACatagatgaaataaataagaaaaacgaTGGCGAACCTTTCATATTAACTGAAAAAGGTAGTAGACGCCGTAAATTTGCTCGACTGCCGCCTGGCCTGTTAGGTTTGATGGGTGAAGCAAACTTGCGTTTTGTCAGAGGAGATAGAGACACAGCGGAAAAAATGTGTCACGAAATTATAAAGCAGTTTCCGACTGCTCCAGAGCCTTATCAAACTCTAGCTCAACTGTATGAACATGACAGTGAGAAATCACTACAGTTTTCATTGCTTGCGGCTCATCTGAGCCCTCCTGATGCCAATGAATGGTTGAGGCTTGCTGCCATATCGAAAGAAAGAAATGATGTTAAACAAGAAATGATTTGTTACACACAAGCTATAGCAGATGATCCACATACCTTTGAAAATCACATGAAACGACTTGACCTCCTTGATAAATTAGAGGCTCTAGAATATCCAATACAGACCTTAAAGATCACAAAACTTAAATGCTATCACAAGATAGTTACTTCTTTACCTCCACAAGAAGGGGAGACTATAATGAAATATGCTAAAATGGCAGTAACTCAGTACCATAATAACAATGAAATGGAGAGGGCACTTGCAGTAATGACTTCAGCTTATAAAAAGTGCTCATCTCTGTTCACTTTAGAAGatctcaatatatttttagaattattaattgGGCAGAAACAGTTCCAGAcatgtattgaaatatttgttgaaaatgCTGGTGTTGAAATTGAAGCTGAAATAGTAACTGTTAAAAATTCTGAAGGTAGAATAGAAGAACAgacaaactatttaaaatgcACAATTCCTAATTCTTTGccaatagatttaaaaagtaaacttttAGTGTGTTTTATATATCTTGGTGCTATTAATTTGgtacaaatattgttaaaagattTCTTGGAAAATAATGTGGAAAAGGCTGGTGATTTGTACATGGATATAGAAGAGGCTCTTTCTTCCATGGGTCATCATGAATTGGCCATACAACTTTTAGAACCACTAGTCCAAAATATTAGCTTTGATCTTGGAGCAGTGTGGCTTAAACATGCAGAATGTTTGTATAAGCTAGGAAGAGATGATGAGGCTGTCAGTTCATACTATAAAGTGTTAAAACATGCCCCACAGCATCCTGATGCAAGGAGAAAGCTATTTACCATACTGGAGAAACAAGGACAAATTGATGAAGCTTTAAACATTTTGGAACAAGATTTCAAATATGTGGTTAGTGCAAATCTTCTTTACGAACAATGTATGGctctaaaaaaataccaaaaatggCTTAAATATCTAGAAACTGGTGAA aATGCATCCTTTTATCCGATTCTTCGACTGCTATTGCCAGAAGACGACAGAGAAAGAAATGCGTATAATTTAGCGGAAAGTAAATTAGGTGTTTTACTCGTTAAAGTATTGTCGCTATGTAAAAATTCAAGAGATGCCCAGAAATTACTGAATCATAGATCAGTTAGTACGTCGCAAGATAATGACTTTGCTGGTGTCGCTAGTTTGGTTTTGAAAAGCAGACTGACTTCAGTAGCAAGCAACTTCACGGTTGGAGATATCAATAGTATCTTAGACAAAATCGCCAATGCCGAGGTGGGAAAGAAAGCGT ctgtctatgatgatatttttagtCACGTTATAAAGGAAACGAATAGTATTCAATTGAAATGGTTTCTGAGGCTAATCCTCAAAGACTTGAAAATTGGTATGGGGCGCAATCGCATACTGGCCTTGTTTCATCCCGACGCTCCGGAACATTATGAAAAATTTTCTCTGTTatcaaag TTATGTGAAGAAATTGATGACGATGAAGCTCGTTCAAAAAGTCTCGGTATACAGATGTATTTAGCCGTGAACCCAATGCTTTCCGAACGGCTTAATGTAAGAGATGTTGCTAAACAACTCTCTGCGAACAAAACATACCAGATTGAAGATAAGTTTGACGGTGAAAGGTTTCAG ATTCACATGGAGAATGGAAGATTCGAATATTTCTCTAGAAGAGGGTTTTGCTTTACTAGTACTTATGGAAGCACTTATGACTCGGGCCTACTCACTCCTTTCCTGAAGGATTGCTTTAAGTCAAATGTCAGTAGCTTTATTTTAGACGGTGAGATGATGGGCTGGCATAAGAAAAATCAGTGTTTCGGGTCCAAAG GAATGTCTTTTGATGTAAAAAAGATAACAGACAATTCAAAATTTCGCCCTTGTTTCTGCGCATTTGATATTCTATATTACAACGGCAAATCTCTGGTAGGATCACCGGAGAAAGGTGGGCTTCCTCTTAACGAGAGGCTTCGTATATTGGATGACCTATTTGTAAATGTGACTGGTGTGATACAACATAGCAAGAGGCAAATAGTCAGACATGG GCAGTTATTAACCGACATACTGGATGCCTTAAACAAGGCTATAGAGAATCAAGACGAAGGTATCGTGGTCAAGGATATAGAATCTTACTACTTTCCTAATCGTCGCAACATGGGGTGGTACAAAGTCAAACCAGAG TACACTGAAGGCACGATGACGGATTTGGACCTCGTCATCATCGGGGCAGATGAAGCTGAGAACAAGAGACAAGGGCGCGCCAAGAGTTTCCTGGTTGCATGCGCTGATGGCGGGGAACCTG GTCAAATGCCAGAACGATGGGTGTCCGTCGGTCGCGTATCAATTGGCCTTTCATTCGACGAACGCGAGCGCATATGTACTGCTCTAGAACGAAGCTGGACCCCTTACAAACAGAAACCCGCACCTCCGCACCTCGTCTTTAATAAAGAGAAGCCAGATTTCTGGGTTTTGCCTGAAGATTCCATCGTTTTAACG GTTCGTGCATCAGAGTTAATTCGTAGTGTAGGCTTCGGCACTGACTACACACTTCGGTTCCCGCGCGTCGAGCAAGTGCGAGAGGACAAACCTATTCAAgacattatgaaattaaatgagtTCAATGAACTTAGTGCC AACAAAGGGGCTGTCGTAAAGTTAAGTACGAATCAAATAAACGGAGATCTAATTGGGGAAGTAAAGCCACGAGCTAAGCGTAAGGCGCAGGCTCCACAAGTTCCGGAACAGTTCCTGGTTACATCGCATGGAGACGTCGAAGTTACCTCCAAGGCTTTAATGggaagaaaaatatgtatactgTCTGAAGATGAGGACTGCAAGAGGCCGGAGTTAGGCAGGATAGTGGAGTCGCATGGAGGGAAGGTGGTGGCTAATAGAG GTCCAGACACGTGGTGTTGCATCGCTGGTCGAATGACGAAGCACGTGCGGGCTATAGTTGAGTCCGGAACCACTGACGTCATCAGTACAGCTTGGCTCCGATCTCTACCGGCCAGTGACACCTTAGTTTCACACTCTCCAATGGATATGTTGGCTCTCAAGCCTAAAACCAGACTGGAGTTAGCCAAGGACTACGATGCTTTCGGTGATAAGTATAAAGAAATGATAGATGAAAATACATTGAGAAGGTGTTTCGAGAAAATGGAAAAAGAT ATACAAGTTCGACTCACGAGAAAAGAAATGCTTGCCTTAGACAAGGAGCTCTTTGGTAAAAACAACCCGCATTCATTCTTACGGCCGTGCTCCATACATATGATAGACCAGAACAGCTTAAGTGCGATATTAGCAAAGATGTATGGAGCTGCTGTATACGACCTCCCATTCGTTTTCTGTACTCATATCGTAGTACCTAATACGACGgataaagaaataattgaagatctgaaaatgaaatatgagtTGAAAGATAGTGTTTTAATAGTCAGTGAAGATTGGCTTGAGGCCTGCTTTACACGGATGGAGCTTGTTTTAGAAACTCCATTCTTGGTACAAACGTCATGA
- the LOC113502021 gene encoding F-box/WD repeat-containing protein 9-like isoform X2, with amino-acid sequence MCEILQSVKDQLTDIENELETNTEACDVVDGNKPSLLDMPVEIILKICSFLDAHFLKYTLSKVCQRFDDILADDHLWKYWVHSKINGCFPTLPNLKIWEETQMDWEVVCVEMDVEMKKWTNVKEAMRHIVVKDVHFASVDTVLLINNGELCVSGGRDRGMALWNVLDIAPHNESDNITTFTDAKPKQIKHDAHAGWVWDLAADSIESATTVYSASWDNTVKAWDLETGFECKQAFRCGMSALSVVSVGNEVIAGLYSKKILSFDMRAGSNPSYSYKPHKGPVLALQTFNNMVASLSEDKTMAVWDRVAGKLLLSDVKIPTDKAYPVCISWSPSALYVGDSKGCLHLFNPEDHTYVRSHEIWPEPPITKPCSKITGCYQSQGNMIVCSDRGEIKFMYNCYPPQEYTNVKSSTFDVTQLRYLNGVLVVGTCDSALEFWVPNDRYNQ; translated from the exons ATGTGTGAAATACTTCAATCAGTCAAGGACCAGTTGACAGATATTGAAAATGAACTCGAAACGAATACAGAAGCTTGCGACGTGGTTGATGGCAACAAACCTTCATTATTGGATATGCCAGTTGAG ataatattaaaaatatgctcATTTCTGGATGCACATTTTTTAAAGTACACTCTCAGTAAAGTATGCCAAAGATTCGACGACATCCTAGCTGATGATCATTTATGGAAGTACTGGGTACATAGTAAAATTAATGGTTGTTTCCCAACTTTaccgaatttaaaaatatgggAAGAAACACAAATGGACTGGGAGGTTGTCTGTGTGGAAATGGATGTGGAGATGAAGAAGTGGACCAATGTTAAGGAAGCAATGAGACATATTGTTGTTAAGGATGTGCATTTTGCCTCAGTGGATACTGTTCTTTTAATTAAC AATGGAGAATTGTGTGTATCGGGCGGTAGGGATCGCGGAATGGCGTTGTGGAATGTTCTGGACATAGCTCCACATAACGAGAGTGACAATATTACGACATTTACTGACGCCAAGCCGAAGCAGATTAAACACGACGCACATGCTGGTTGGGTGTGGGACTTAGCTGCTGACAGCATAGAGTCTGCGACTACGGTATATTCCGCTTCGTGGGATAACACCGTAAAAGCGTGGGATCTAGAAACTGGATTCGAATGTAAACAGGCCTTTCG ATGTGGGATGTCGGCTTTATCGGTAGTCTCTGTTGGCAATGAGGTGATTGCTGGATTGTATTCTAAAAAGATATTATCTTTTGATATGCGCGCCGGATCTAATCCAAGTTATTCCTATAAACCACACAAAGGGCCTGTTTTAGCTCTTCAGACATTTAATAATATGGTCGCGTCATTAAGCGAGGATAAAACGATGGCTGTTTGGGACAGAGTAGCTGGGAAACTCTTACTGAGTGATGTAAAGATACCAACTGACAAAGCATATCCTGTGTGTATTAGTTGGAGTCCATCCGCTCTTTATGTTGGTGATTCTAAGGGATGCCTGCACCTTTTTAACCCTGAAGACCACACTTACGTAAGATCACATGAGATTTGGCCGGAACCGCCTATCACGAAGCCGTGTAGTAAGATAACGGGCTGTTACCAAAGTCAGGGCAACATGATTGTTTGTTCGGACAGAGGtgaaataaaattcatgtaTAACTGCTATCCTCCGCAAGAATACACAAACGTGAAGAGCAGTACATTTGACGTCACTCag CTTCGATACTTGAATGGCGTTTTAGTAGTTGGCACATGTGACTCAGCTTTGGAGTTTTGGGTGCCCAACGACAGATACAATCAATGA
- the LOC113502021 gene encoding F-box/WD repeat-containing protein 9-like isoform X1 produces the protein MCEILQSVKDQLTDIENELETNTEACDVVDGNKPSLLDMPVEKILCCFQIILKICSFLDAHFLKYTLSKVCQRFDDILADDHLWKYWVHSKINGCFPTLPNLKIWEETQMDWEVVCVEMDVEMKKWTNVKEAMRHIVVKDVHFASVDTVLLINNGELCVSGGRDRGMALWNVLDIAPHNESDNITTFTDAKPKQIKHDAHAGWVWDLAADSIESATTVYSASWDNTVKAWDLETGFECKQAFRCGMSALSVVSVGNEVIAGLYSKKILSFDMRAGSNPSYSYKPHKGPVLALQTFNNMVASLSEDKTMAVWDRVAGKLLLSDVKIPTDKAYPVCISWSPSALYVGDSKGCLHLFNPEDHTYVRSHEIWPEPPITKPCSKITGCYQSQGNMIVCSDRGEIKFMYNCYPPQEYTNVKSSTFDVTQLRYLNGVLVVGTCDSALEFWVPNDRYNQ, from the exons ATGTGTGAAATACTTCAATCAGTCAAGGACCAGTTGACAGATATTGAAAATGAACTCGAAACGAATACAGAAGCTTGCGACGTGGTTGATGGCAACAAACCTTCATTATTGGATATGCCAGTTGAG AAAATACTTTGTTGCTttcagataatattaaaaatatgctcATTTCTGGATGCACATTTTTTAAAGTACACTCTCAGTAAAGTATGCCAAAGATTCGACGACATCCTAGCTGATGATCATTTATGGAAGTACTGGGTACATAGTAAAATTAATGGTTGTTTCCCAACTTTaccgaatttaaaaatatgggAAGAAACACAAATGGACTGGGAGGTTGTCTGTGTGGAAATGGATGTGGAGATGAAGAAGTGGACCAATGTTAAGGAAGCAATGAGACATATTGTTGTTAAGGATGTGCATTTTGCCTCAGTGGATACTGTTCTTTTAATTAAC AATGGAGAATTGTGTGTATCGGGCGGTAGGGATCGCGGAATGGCGTTGTGGAATGTTCTGGACATAGCTCCACATAACGAGAGTGACAATATTACGACATTTACTGACGCCAAGCCGAAGCAGATTAAACACGACGCACATGCTGGTTGGGTGTGGGACTTAGCTGCTGACAGCATAGAGTCTGCGACTACGGTATATTCCGCTTCGTGGGATAACACCGTAAAAGCGTGGGATCTAGAAACTGGATTCGAATGTAAACAGGCCTTTCG ATGTGGGATGTCGGCTTTATCGGTAGTCTCTGTTGGCAATGAGGTGATTGCTGGATTGTATTCTAAAAAGATATTATCTTTTGATATGCGCGCCGGATCTAATCCAAGTTATTCCTATAAACCACACAAAGGGCCTGTTTTAGCTCTTCAGACATTTAATAATATGGTCGCGTCATTAAGCGAGGATAAAACGATGGCTGTTTGGGACAGAGTAGCTGGGAAACTCTTACTGAGTGATGTAAAGATACCAACTGACAAAGCATATCCTGTGTGTATTAGTTGGAGTCCATCCGCTCTTTATGTTGGTGATTCTAAGGGATGCCTGCACCTTTTTAACCCTGAAGACCACACTTACGTAAGATCACATGAGATTTGGCCGGAACCGCCTATCACGAAGCCGTGTAGTAAGATAACGGGCTGTTACCAAAGTCAGGGCAACATGATTGTTTGTTCGGACAGAGGtgaaataaaattcatgtaTAACTGCTATCCTCCGCAAGAATACACAAACGTGAAGAGCAGTACATTTGACGTCACTCag CTTCGATACTTGAATGGCGTTTTAGTAGTTGGCACATGTGACTCAGCTTTGGAGTTTTGGGTGCCCAACGACAGATACAATCAATGA
- the LOC113501872 gene encoding alpha/beta hydrolase domain-containing protein 17B: MIRSRNFFSELCCLFCCPPCPGKIAAKLAFLPPEPTYAFTPDETGSKFSLTLTERAEWQYSEREKENIEGFYSRTTRGNRIACLFVRCSPNARFTILFSHGNAVDLGQMSSFYLGLGTRINCNIFSYDYSGYGVSGGKPSEKNLYADIDAAWQALRTRYGISPENIILYGQSIGTVPTVDLAARYEVGAVVLHSPLMSGMRVAFPNTKRTWFFDAFPSIDKIPKVTSPVLVIHGTEDEVIDFSHGLAIYERCPRAVEPLWVEGAGHNDVELFNQYLERLKRFVSVELLN, translated from the exons ATGATCAGGAGTAGGAATTT TTTCAGTGAACTCTGTTGCCTGTTTTGTTGTCCACCATGCCCGGGGAAAATCGCGGCTAAGCTTGCGTTTCTGCCTCCAGAACCTACGTATGCATTCACACCTGATGAAACAGGATCAAAATTTTCATTGACACTGACTGAAAGAGCAGAATGGCAATATTCAGAAAGGGAAAAAGAGAATATTGAAGGCTTCTACTCAAGAACCACAAGAGGCAATAGAATAGCTTGCCTCTTTGTTCGGTGTAGTCCCAATGCCCgttttactatattattttcaCATGGAAATGCCGTAGATCTCGGTCAGATGAGCAGTTTTTACTTAGGATTAGGAACTAGAATAAACTGTAACATATTCAGCTATGACTATTCTGGCTATGGTGTGAGTGGTGGAAAACCATCAGAGAAAAATTTGTATGCGGATATTGATGCAGCATGGCAGGCACTACGAACTCGGTATGGAATCAGCccagaaaatataatattgtatggACAAAGCATTGGAACTGTACCAACAGTAGATCTGGCTGCTCGCTATGAGGTGGGGGCTGTTGTGCTCCACTCACCACTTATGTCTGGTATGCGAGTCGCCTTCCCCAACACTAAGAGAACATGGTTCTTTGATGCCTTTCCAAG TATCGACAAAATTCCTAAGGTGACCTCTCCAGTTCTTGTTATTCATGGAACTGAAGATGAGGTAATAGATTTCTCGCATGGACTAGCTATTTATGAACGCTGTCCTCGTGCTGTCGAACCATTATGGGTTGag GGAGCAGGACATAATGATGTTGAACTCTTCAACCAATATTTAGAGAGGCTGAAGCGCTTCGTTTCAGTAGAATTGCTCAACTGA